Proteins from one Pseudomonas bijieensis genomic window:
- the hutH gene encoding histidine ammonia-lyase, with protein sequence MSQAEKIVITGAPLRWQDVVAVARFGAVLELSAQAWARIDNAQAIVQRIVESGERAYGVNTGLGALCNVSLKDEQLSQLSRNTLLSHACGVGAPLSDEQTRAILCTAILNYSQGKSGIHRRVVEALLALLNRGITPQVPSQGSVGYLTHMAHISIALLGVGNVSYRGQTVPAQQALAAEGLQPVQLGAKDGLCLVNGTPCMTGLSCLALADATRLLQWADVIGAMSFEAQRGQIAAFDAEIIALKPHPGMQQVGGNLRALLDGSEVIAASLGIRTQDALSIRSIPQVHGAARDQLEHARKQIETELNATTDNPLLLGTPENFRVMSQANPHGQSVALAADLLAIAMAEIGSIAERRLDRLINPHVSGLPAFLVANPGVNSGMMIVQYVAASLCAENKQLAQPAVLDNFVTSGLQEDHLSMGTNAALKLHRALENCTQILAIEYLLAAQAFEFLKTQRFGAGTDVAWKLLREHVPAYDQDRWLAPDIASAAALLKDPAVLHNALPNLN encoded by the coding sequence ATGTCCCAGGCTGAAAAAATCGTAATCACCGGCGCTCCGTTGCGCTGGCAGGACGTGGTCGCCGTCGCCCGCTTCGGCGCTGTGCTCGAGCTGTCGGCCCAGGCCTGGGCGCGGATCGACAATGCCCAGGCCATCGTCCAGCGCATCGTCGAAAGTGGCGAGCGTGCCTACGGCGTCAACACCGGCCTGGGAGCCTTGTGCAATGTCTCGCTCAAGGACGAACAACTCAGCCAACTGTCACGCAACACCCTGCTCAGCCATGCCTGTGGTGTCGGCGCGCCGCTTTCCGATGAGCAGACCCGGGCGATTCTCTGCACCGCCATCCTCAACTACAGCCAGGGCAAGTCCGGCATTCATCGTCGGGTGGTCGAAGCGCTGCTGGCGTTGCTCAATCGTGGCATCACACCGCAAGTGCCCTCCCAAGGTTCGGTGGGCTACCTGACCCACATGGCCCACATCAGCATCGCGCTGCTGGGCGTGGGCAATGTCAGCTATCGCGGGCAAACAGTCCCGGCGCAACAGGCCCTGGCTGCCGAAGGCCTGCAACCGGTGCAACTGGGGGCCAAGGACGGTTTGTGCCTGGTCAACGGCACACCGTGCATGACCGGTCTGAGCTGCCTGGCTCTCGCCGATGCGACGCGCCTGCTGCAATGGGCCGATGTGATCGGTGCCATGAGCTTCGAGGCCCAGCGCGGGCAGATCGCAGCGTTCGATGCCGAGATCATCGCCCTCAAGCCGCACCCGGGCATGCAGCAAGTCGGGGGCAACTTGCGGGCCTTGCTCGACGGCAGCGAAGTCATCGCCGCGAGCCTGGGCATTCGCACCCAGGACGCCTTGAGTATCCGCTCGATTCCCCAAGTGCACGGAGCCGCTCGCGATCAGTTGGAGCATGCCCGTAAACAGATCGAAACCGAACTCAACGCCACCACCGATAACCCGCTGCTGCTGGGCACGCCGGAAAACTTCCGCGTCATGTCCCAGGCCAACCCCCACGGCCAGTCGGTGGCGTTGGCGGCGGATCTGCTGGCGATTGCCATGGCCGAAATCGGCTCCATCGCCGAGCGCCGCCTCGACCGTTTGATCAACCCCCATGTCAGCGGCCTGCCGGCATTCCTGGTGGCCAACCCCGGGGTGAATTCGGGGATGATGATCGTGCAATACGTCGCCGCGTCGCTGTGCGCCGAGAACAAGCAACTGGCGCAACCGGCGGTGCTCGACAACTTCGTCACTTCAGGGCTGCAGGAAGATCACTTGAGCATGGGCACCAACGCCGCCCTGAAGCTGCATCGGGCGTTGGAAAACTGCACGCAGATCCTCGCCATCGAATACCTGCTGGCGGCCCAGGCCTTTGAATTTCTCAAGACGCAACGCTTCGGTGCCGGCACCGACGTTGCGTGGAAACTGCTGCGCGAGCATGTCCCGGCCTACGACCAGGACCGCTGGCTGGCGCCGGACATCGCCAGCGCCGCCGCGCTGCTTAAAGATCCAGCCGTGCTGCACAACGCTTTACCGAATTTGAACTGA
- a CDS encoding glycine betaine/L-proline ABC transporter ATP-binding protein, with amino-acid sequence MSNAAISKIEVKNVFKIFGNRSKEALELIRQNKTKDQVLAETGCVVGVNDLSLSIGTGEIFVIMGLSGSGKSTLVRHFNRLIDPTSGAILVDGEDILQLDMDALREFRRHKISMVFQSFGLLPHKSVLDNVAYGLKVRGESKQVCAERALHWINTVGLKGYENKYPHQLSGGMRQRVGLARALAADTDIILMDEAFSALDPLIRAEMQDQLLELQKTLHKTIVFITHDLDEAVRIGNRIAILKDGKLIQVGTPREILHSPADEYVDRFVQRRAAVV; translated from the coding sequence ATGAGCAACGCAGCCATCAGCAAGATCGAAGTCAAGAACGTCTTCAAGATTTTCGGCAATCGCTCCAAGGAAGCCCTGGAGCTGATCCGCCAGAACAAGACCAAGGACCAGGTACTGGCCGAAACCGGTTGCGTGGTCGGCGTGAACGACCTATCGCTGAGTATCGGCACTGGTGAGATTTTCGTGATCATGGGCCTGTCCGGCTCCGGCAAATCCACCCTGGTACGCCACTTCAACCGACTGATCGATCCCACCAGTGGGGCGATCCTGGTAGACGGTGAAGACATCCTGCAACTGGACATGGACGCCCTGCGCGAGTTTCGCCGGCACAAGATCAGCATGGTGTTCCAGAGCTTCGGCCTGCTGCCCCACAAGAGCGTGCTGGACAACGTCGCCTACGGCTTGAAAGTGCGCGGCGAGAGCAAGCAGGTGTGCGCTGAGCGAGCGCTGCACTGGATCAACACCGTGGGCCTGAAGGGCTATGAGAACAAGTACCCGCACCAGCTCTCCGGCGGCATGCGCCAGCGCGTGGGCCTGGCCCGTGCCTTGGCGGCGGACACCGACATCATCCTGATGGACGAAGCCTTCAGCGCCCTCGACCCGCTGATCCGTGCGGAAATGCAGGACCAGTTGCTGGAACTGCAAAAGACCCTGCACAAGACCATCGTGTTCATCACCCACGACCTCGACGAGGCCGTGCGCATCGGCAACCGCATCGCGATTCTCAAGGACGGCAAACTGATTCAGGTTGGTACGCCGCGCGAGATCCTGCACTCGCCGGCGGATGAGTATGTCGATCGGTTCGTGCAGCGCAGGGCGGCGGTGGTTTGA
- a CDS encoding ABC transporter permease, with the protein MFPESFTFSIADWVNGWVDSLVTNYGDVFRHISDTLLWAIVNLEGLLRMAPWWLMLAIVGGVAWHATRKVVATAVIVGLLFLVGAVGLWDKLMQTLALMLVATLISVLIGIPLGILSARSNRLRSVLMPLLDIMQTMPSFVYLIPVLMLFGLGKVPAIFATVIYAAPPLIRLTDLGIRQVDGEVMEAINAFGANRWQQLFGVQLPLALPSIMAGINQTTMMALSMVVIASMIGARGLGEDVLVGIQTLNVGRGLEAGLAIVILAVVIDRITQAYGRPRHEVSK; encoded by the coding sequence ATGTTTCCCGAAAGCTTTACCTTCTCCATCGCCGATTGGGTCAACGGTTGGGTTGACTCCCTGGTGACCAACTATGGCGATGTGTTCCGGCACATCTCCGACACCCTGCTGTGGGCCATCGTCAACCTCGAAGGCCTGCTGCGCATGGCGCCCTGGTGGCTGATGCTGGCCATCGTCGGCGGCGTTGCCTGGCACGCCACCCGCAAGGTCGTGGCCACGGCGGTCATCGTCGGCCTGTTGTTCCTGGTGGGGGCGGTGGGCCTGTGGGACAAACTGATGCAGACCCTCGCCCTGATGCTGGTGGCGACGCTGATCTCGGTGTTGATCGGCATCCCGCTGGGCATCCTCTCGGCGCGCAGCAATCGCCTGCGTTCGGTGCTGATGCCGCTGCTGGACATCATGCAGACCATGCCGAGCTTCGTGTACCTGATTCCGGTGTTGATGCTGTTCGGCCTGGGCAAGGTCCCGGCGATTTTCGCCACGGTGATCTATGCCGCGCCGCCATTGATTCGCCTGACCGACCTGGGCATTCGCCAAGTGGACGGCGAAGTGATGGAAGCCATCAACGCGTTTGGCGCCAATCGCTGGCAACAGCTGTTCGGCGTGCAACTGCCCCTGGCCCTGCCGAGCATCATGGCCGGGATCAACCAGACCACCATGATGGCCCTGTCGATGGTCGTCATCGCTTCGATGATCGGCGCCCGAGGCCTGGGTGAAGACGTGCTGGTGGGCATCCAGACCCTCAACGTCGGACGCGGCCTCGAAGCGGGGCTGGCCATCGTGATTCTCGCCGTGGTCATCGACCGCATTACCCAGGCCTATGGTCGTCCTCGGCATGAGGTGAGCAAATGA
- a CDS encoding ABC transporter substrate-binding protein: protein MKSNKTLLTTLLSMGLLASAGATQAAGWCESGKPVKFAGLNWESGMLLTDVLQVVLEKGYDCKTDSLPGNSITMENALSSNDIQVFAEEWVGRSEVWNKAEKAGKVVGVGAPVVGAIEGWYVPRYVVEGDAKRKLEAKAPGLKNIADLGQYAAVFKDPEEPSKGRFYNCPAGWTCELDNSEMLKSYGLEKTYTNFRPGTGPALDAAVLSSYKRGEPILFYYWSPTPLMGQVDLVKLEEKPGVDKSVSIKVGLSKTFHDEAPELVAVLEKVNLPIDILNQNLGRMAKERIESPKLAKIFLKEHPEVWHAWVSEDAAKKIDAAL from the coding sequence ATGAAATCGAACAAGACCCTGCTGACCACATTGCTTTCCATGGGCCTGCTGGCCAGTGCCGGCGCCACGCAAGCGGCGGGTTGGTGCGAGTCGGGCAAACCGGTGAAGTTCGCCGGCCTGAACTGGGAAAGTGGCATGCTGCTGACCGACGTCCTGCAAGTGGTGCTGGAAAAAGGCTACGACTGCAAGACCGACAGCCTGCCAGGCAACTCCATCACCATGGAAAACGCCCTGAGCAGCAACGACATCCAGGTGTTTGCCGAAGAGTGGGTCGGCCGCAGCGAAGTCTGGAACAAGGCCGAGAAGGCCGGCAAAGTGGTCGGTGTCGGTGCCCCGGTCGTAGGCGCCATCGAGGGTTGGTACGTGCCGCGCTACGTGGTGGAAGGCGATGCCAAGCGCAAGCTCGAAGCCAAGGCGCCAGGCCTGAAGAACATCGCCGACCTGGGGCAGTACGCCGCCGTGTTCAAGGATCCGGAAGAACCGTCCAAGGGCCGTTTCTACAACTGCCCGGCCGGCTGGACCTGCGAGCTGGACAACAGCGAAATGCTGAAAAGCTACGGCCTGGAAAAAACCTACACCAACTTCCGCCCCGGCACTGGCCCGGCGCTGGATGCGGCGGTGCTGTCGAGCTACAAGCGTGGCGAACCGATCCTGTTCTACTACTGGTCGCCAACGCCGCTGATGGGCCAGGTGGACCTGGTGAAACTGGAAGAAAAACCGGGCGTGGATAAAAGCGTGAGCATCAAGGTCGGCCTGTCCAAGACCTTCCACGACGAAGCCCCGGAACTGGTGGCGGTGCTGGAAAAGGTCAACCTGCCCATCGATATCCTGAACCAGAACCTCGGGCGCATGGCCAAGGAGCGGATCGAGTCGCCGAAACTGGCGAAGATCTTCCTGAAGGAACATCCTGAAGTCTGGCACGCCTGGGTAAGCGAAGACGCTGCCAAGAAAATCGACGCGGCTCTGTAG
- a CDS encoding purine-cytosine permease family protein has translation MAVSSTRASSKPLIEKRSIDYIPEAERHGRLLSQFTLWMGANLQITAIVTGALAVVLGGDVFWSLIGLLIGQLLGGGVMALHAAQGPKLGLPQMISSRVQFGVYGAAIPIVLVCLMYLGFTATGTVLSGQALGQLFGVSDSVGILIFASVIVLVTVLGYRVIHFIGRVASILGVIAFVYLFARLISQTDVGALLQIRHFSWSSFLLAVSLAASWQIAFGPYVADYSRYLPSKTSSVKTFFAAGAGSVIGAQVAMILGVFAAASANGQFAGHEVAYIVGLGGTGATAALLYFSIAFGKVTISTLNSYGSFMCIATIISGFRGHLNVTRLQRLVFVLVIVGAATLIALLGQHSFLGAFKSFILFLLAFFTPWSAINLVDYYCITRERYDVPALADPNGRYGRWNALGISIYAVGVLIQLPFIATKFYTGPLVGAMGGVDISWIIGLVVPAVLYYLAAKKWHSAVPDQLILPVEQDTVDAQPSRAGRVQAV, from the coding sequence ATGGCTGTCAGTAGCACACGCGCAAGCAGCAAGCCGTTGATCGAGAAACGCTCGATCGACTACATCCCGGAAGCGGAGCGGCACGGTCGGTTGTTGAGCCAGTTCACTCTCTGGATGGGGGCTAACCTGCAAATCACTGCCATTGTCACCGGCGCATTGGCGGTGGTGCTGGGCGGTGACGTGTTCTGGTCGTTGATCGGTTTGCTGATCGGCCAACTGCTCGGCGGTGGCGTGATGGCGTTGCATGCCGCACAAGGACCCAAGCTTGGCCTGCCGCAGATGATCTCCAGCCGGGTGCAGTTCGGTGTCTACGGCGCGGCCATCCCGATCGTGCTGGTGTGCCTGATGTACCTGGGTTTCACCGCAACCGGAACCGTGCTTTCCGGCCAGGCGCTGGGCCAGTTGTTCGGCGTCAGCGACAGTGTCGGCATCCTCATTTTCGCCAGTGTCATCGTGCTGGTCACGGTGCTCGGTTATCGGGTGATTCACTTCATTGGTCGTGTCGCCAGCATCCTTGGCGTGATTGCCTTTGTTTACCTGTTCGCTCGCCTGATTAGCCAGACAGACGTTGGCGCACTCCTGCAAATCCGCCATTTCAGCTGGAGCAGCTTCCTGCTGGCGGTGTCGCTTGCGGCATCCTGGCAGATCGCCTTCGGCCCCTACGTGGCGGACTATTCGCGTTACCTGCCGAGCAAGACGTCCTCGGTGAAAACCTTTTTTGCCGCAGGCGCCGGTTCAGTCATCGGTGCGCAGGTAGCGATGATTCTCGGCGTGTTTGCCGCCGCCTCGGCCAACGGGCAGTTCGCAGGTCACGAAGTGGCCTACATCGTTGGCCTGGGGGGGACCGGCGCCACCGCTGCGCTGCTGTACTTCAGCATCGCGTTCGGCAAGGTCACCATCTCCACGCTGAACTCCTACGGCAGCTTCATGTGCATTGCCACCATCATCAGCGGTTTTCGTGGGCACCTGAACGTCACGCGCTTGCAGCGCCTGGTCTTCGTGCTGGTCATCGTCGGCGCCGCGACCCTGATCGCGCTGCTCGGCCAGCACTCGTTCCTCGGTGCGTTCAAGTCCTTCATCCTGTTCTTGCTGGCGTTCTTTACGCCGTGGAGCGCGATCAACCTGGTGGACTACTACTGCATCACTCGCGAGCGCTATGACGTGCCGGCACTGGCTGACCCGAACGGTCGCTACGGTCGCTGGAACGCCCTCGGTATCAGCATCTATGCGGTAGGTGTACTGATTCAATTGCCGTTCATTGCCACCAAGTTCTATACCGGTCCGCTGGTGGGAGCGATGGGGGGTGTGGATATTTCCTGGATCATCGGTCTGGTGGTCCCGGCGGTGCTGTATTACCTCGCCGCCAAGAAGTGGCACAGCGCTGTACCCGATCAATTGATCCTGCCGGTCGAGCAGGACACGGTTGACGCACAACCGAGCAGGGCGGGCCGCGTTCAAGCGGTCTGA
- the hutU gene encoding urocanate hydratase — protein MTDATRKPEKYRDVEIRAPRGNTLTAKSWLTEAPLRMLMNNLDPEVAENPKELVVYGGIGRAARNWECYDKIVESLTNLNDDETLLVQSGKPVGVFKTHSNAPRVLIANSNLVPHWASWEHFNELDAKGLAMYGQMTAGSWIYIGSQGIVQGTYETFVEAGRQHYDSNLKGRWVLTAGLGGMGGAQPLAATLAGACSLNIECQQVSIDFRLKTRYVDEQAKDLDDALARIEKYTAEGKAISIALCGNAAEILPEMVRRGVRPDMVTDQTSAHDPLNGYLPAGWTWDEYRARAKTEPAAVVKAAKQSMAVHVKAMLAFQKMGVPTFDYGNNIRQMAQEEGVENAFDFPGFVPAYIRPLFCRGIGPFRWAALSGDPQDIYKTDAKVKELIPDDAHLHNWLDMARERISFQGLPARICWVGLGQRAKLGLAFNEMVRSGELSAPIVIGRDHLDSGSVASPNRETESMQDGSDAVSDWPLLNALLNTASGATWVSLHHGGGVGMGFSQHSGMVIVCDGTDEAAERIARVLHNDPGTGVMRHADAGYQIAIDCAKEQGLNLPMITGK, from the coding sequence GTGACCGACGCTACCCGCAAACCCGAAAAATACCGTGACGTTGAAATCCGCGCGCCTCGCGGTAACACGCTGACCGCCAAAAGCTGGCTGACTGAAGCGCCGCTGCGTATGTTGATGAACAACCTCGACCCGGAAGTGGCCGAGAACCCCAAGGAACTGGTGGTCTACGGTGGCATCGGCCGCGCGGCGCGCAACTGGGAGTGCTACGACAAGATCGTCGAAAGCCTGACCAACCTGAACGACGACGAAACCCTGCTGGTGCAATCCGGCAAGCCGGTGGGCGTGTTCAAGACCCACAGCAATGCGCCTCGCGTCCTGATCGCCAACTCCAACCTGGTGCCGCACTGGGCCAGTTGGGAACACTTCAACGAACTCGACGCCAAGGGCCTGGCCATGTACGGCCAGATGACCGCCGGCAGCTGGATCTACATCGGCAGCCAGGGCATCGTCCAGGGCACCTACGAAACCTTCGTCGAGGCTGGTCGCCAGCATTACGACTCCAACCTCAAGGGCCGTTGGGTCCTCACCGCCGGCCTGGGCGGCATGGGCGGCGCACAACCATTGGCCGCGACCCTGGCCGGTGCCTGCTCGCTGAACATCGAATGCCAGCAGGTCAGCATCGATTTCCGCCTCAAGACCCGTTACGTCGACGAGCAGGCCAAAGACCTCGACGACGCCCTGGCCCGTATCGAGAAATACACCGCCGAAGGCAAGGCGATTTCCATCGCGCTGTGTGGGAACGCCGCTGAAATCCTGCCGGAAATGGTCCGTCGTGGCGTGCGCCCGGACATGGTCACCGACCAGACCAGCGCCCACGACCCACTCAACGGCTACCTGCCGGCCGGCTGGACCTGGGACGAATACCGTGCCCGCGCCAAGACCGAACCCGCCGCCGTGGTGAAGGCCGCCAAGCAATCGATGGCCGTCCACGTCAAAGCCATGCTGGCTTTCCAGAAAATGGGCGTGCCGACCTTCGACTACGGCAACAACATCCGTCAGATGGCCCAGGAAGAAGGCGTCGAAAATGCCTTCGATTTCCCTGGCTTCGTACCGGCGTATATCCGTCCGCTGTTCTGCCGTGGCATCGGCCCGTTCCGTTGGGCCGCGCTGTCGGGTGATCCGCAGGACATCTACAAGACCGACGCCAAGGTCAAGGAACTGATCCCCGACGATGCCCACCTGCACAACTGGCTGGACATGGCCCGCGAGCGCATCAGCTTCCAGGGCTTGCCAGCACGTATCTGCTGGGTTGGCCTGGGCCAGCGCGCCAAGTTGGGCCTGGCCTTCAACGAAATGGTGCGCAGCGGCGAATTGTCGGCCCCTATCGTGATTGGTCGCGACCACCTGGACTCCGGTTCCGTGGCCAGCCCCAACCGTGAAACCGAATCCATGCAGGACGGTTCCGACGCGGTCTCCGACTGGCCGCTGCTCAACGCCTTGCTCAACACCGCCAGCGGCGCGACCTGGGTTTCGCTGCACCACGGTGGCGGCGTCGGCATGGGCTTCTCCCAGCATTCGGGCATGGTGATCGTCTGCGACGGTACCGACGAAGCGGCCGAGCGCATTGCTCGTGTGCTGCATAACGACCCGGGTACCGGGGTGATGCGCCATGCCGATGCCGGTTACCAGATCGCTATCGACTGCGCGAAAGAACAGGGGCTGAACCTGCCGATGATCACCGGCAAATAA
- a CDS encoding HutD family protein, producing MSDLKVLRAADYPRMPWKNGGGSTEEITRDAGTGLEGFGWRLSIADIAESGGFSTFTGYERIISVLQGDGMTLNVDGQVTRPLHPLDPFAFSGESHVFCTLLGGPIRDFNLIYAPQRYRARLQWMGGQQRFFSEAGTVLVFSAAPGLAIKIGESAINLGLYDCLQLSGNTGLLDISSHGQCCVIELTAH from the coding sequence ATGAGTGACTTGAAGGTTTTACGCGCTGCGGATTATCCACGCATGCCATGGAAAAACGGCGGCGGCAGCACCGAGGAAATCACTCGCGATGCCGGAACCGGCCTGGAGGGTTTTGGCTGGCGTCTGTCGATTGCCGATATCGCTGAGTCGGGCGGTTTTTCTACATTCACCGGTTACGAGCGGATCATCAGCGTCTTGCAGGGTGACGGCATGACACTGAACGTCGATGGCCAGGTTACGCGGCCATTGCATCCGCTGGACCCCTTTGCGTTCAGCGGCGAAAGTCATGTCTTTTGCACGTTGCTGGGTGGACCGATCCGTGACTTCAACCTGATCTATGCACCGCAGCGTTACCGCGCGCGGTTGCAGTGGATGGGGGGCCAACAGCGGTTTTTCAGCGAGGCAGGGACGGTGCTGGTGTTCAGCGCGGCCCCGGGATTGGCGATCAAGATTGGCGAGTCCGCCATCAACCTGGGCCTCTACGACTGCCTGCAATTGAGCGGTAACACCGGGCTGCTGGACATCTCCAGCCACGGCCAGTGCTGCGTGATCGAGTTGACTGCCCACTAA
- the hutC gene encoding histidine utilization repressor yields the protein MGDSPAPLYARVKQMITQQIDSGNWPPHYRVPSESELVSQLGFSRMTINRALREMTADGLLVRMQGVGTFVAEPKSQSALFEVHNIADEIASRGHRHTCKVITLEEEAAGSERALALDMREGQKVFHSLIVHFENDIPVQIEDRFVNALVAPDYLKQDFTVQTPYAYLNQVAPLTEGEHVVEAILAEPSECKLLQIERGEPCLLIRRRTWSGRQPVTAARLIHPGSRHSLEGRFHK from the coding sequence ATGGGTGACAGTCCGGCGCCCTTGTACGCCCGCGTCAAACAGATGATCACCCAGCAGATCGACAGTGGAAACTGGCCACCGCACTACCGTGTGCCGTCGGAAAGCGAACTGGTCAGCCAGTTGGGTTTCAGCCGCATGACCATCAACCGTGCCCTGCGGGAAATGACCGCTGATGGCCTGTTGGTGCGCATGCAGGGCGTCGGCACGTTCGTGGCCGAGCCCAAGAGCCAGTCCGCGCTGTTCGAAGTGCATAACATCGCCGACGAAATCGCCTCCCGTGGTCATCGCCACACCTGCAAGGTCATCACCCTCGAAGAAGAGGCGGCCGGTTCCGAGCGTGCGCTGGCCCTGGACATGCGTGAAGGCCAGAAGGTCTTCCATTCGCTGATCGTGCATTTCGAGAACGACATTCCCGTGCAAATCGAGGACCGTTTCGTCAACGCATTGGTGGCGCCGGACTACCTCAAGCAGGATTTCACCGTACAAACGCCCTACGCCTATCTGAACCAGGTCGCACCGCTAACCGAGGGCGAGCATGTGGTCGAGGCGATCCTGGCCGAGCCGAGCGAATGCAAGCTGCTGCAGATCGAAAGGGGCGAGCCGTGCCTGTTGATCCGCCGTCGTACCTGGTCCGGACGCCAGCCGGTGACCGCCGCACGCCTGATCCACCCGGGCTCGCGTCATAGTCTGGAAGGACGGTTTCATAAATGA
- a CDS encoding formimidoylglutamate deiminase translates to MSAFFAERALLPNGWANDVRLEVDAEGVLTHIQAGSHADGAERLGGPLLPGMPNLHSHAFQRAMAGLAEVAGNPNDSFWTWRDLMYRLVGKISPDQLGIIARQLYIEMLKAGYTSVAEFHYVHHDTDGTPYADPAELALRVSHAASAAGIGLTLLPVLYSHSGFGGQAPNDGQRRFINSSENYLKLQSRLQPVLAGQPSQTLGLCFHSLRAVTPGQIQDVLAASDRECPVHIHIAEQQKEVDDCLSWSGARPLQWLYENTEVDQRWCLVHATHANAEEVSLMAKSRAIAGLCLTTEANLGDGIFPAVDFLAQGGRLGIGSDSHVSLSVVEELRWLEYGQRLRDQRRNRLYRADQPMVGRTLFDAALEGGAQALGQPVGALAIGKRADWLVLDGNDPYLATTQGDGILNRWLFAGGDRQVRDVMVGGQWVVRDGRHAGEEESARAFTQVLRELLG, encoded by the coding sequence ATGTCCGCCTTCTTTGCCGAACGCGCGCTGCTGCCTAATGGATGGGCCAATGATGTACGTCTTGAGGTCGACGCCGAGGGCGTGCTGACCCATATCCAGGCCGGCTCCCATGCAGACGGTGCCGAACGGCTGGGTGGTCCGCTGTTGCCGGGCATGCCAAACCTGCACTCCCACGCCTTCCAACGGGCCATGGCCGGGCTGGCGGAAGTGGCCGGCAATCCCAACGACAGTTTCTGGACTTGGCGCGACTTGATGTATCGCCTCGTCGGAAAAATCAGCCCCGATCAACTCGGCATCATCGCCCGCCAGCTGTACATCGAAATGCTCAAGGCCGGCTACACCTCGGTCGCCGAATTCCACTATGTGCACCACGACACCGACGGCACGCCCTACGCCGACCCGGCGGAGCTGGCCTTGCGCGTCAGCCACGCCGCCAGCGCCGCCGGCATAGGCCTGACGCTGCTGCCGGTGCTCTACAGTCATTCCGGTTTTGGCGGCCAGGCGCCCAATGATGGGCAGCGTCGGTTCATCAACAGCAGCGAAAACTACTTGAAGCTTCAGTCACGCTTGCAGCCGGTCCTGGCCGGACAACCGTCCCAGACCCTGGGTTTGTGCTTCCACTCGTTGCGCGCCGTGACACCCGGGCAGATCCAGGATGTGCTGGCCGCCAGCGACCGTGAGTGCCCGGTGCATATCCACATCGCCGAGCAGCAGAAAGAAGTCGACGACTGCCTGAGCTGGAGCGGCGCCCGCCCGCTGCAATGGCTGTACGAAAACACCGAAGTCGACCAACGCTGGTGCCTGGTCCACGCCACCCATGCCAACGCCGAGGAAGTCAGCCTCATGGCCAAGAGTCGGGCGATTGCCGGCCTGTGCCTGACCACCGAAGCCAACCTGGGGGACGGGATTTTCCCCGCCGTGGATTTCCTCGCCCAGGGTGGGCGCCTGGGTATCGGTTCCGACAGTCATGTGTCGTTGAGCGTGGTGGAAGAACTGCGCTGGCTGGAATACGGCCAGCGCCTGCGGGACCAACGGCGTAACCGTTTGTATCGCGCGGATCAGCCGATGGTCGGCCGCACGCTGTTTGACGCGGCGCTGGAAGGCGGTGCCCAGGCCCTGGGGCAACCGGTGGGCGCCCTGGCAATCGGCAAGCGCGCCGACTGGCTGGTGCTCGATGGCAACGACCCGTACCTGGCCACGACCCAGGGCGACGGGATCCTCAATCGCTGGCTGTTTGCCGGCGGGGATCGTCAGGTGCGCGATGTGATGGTCGGCGGCCAATGGGTAGTGCGCGATGGGCGTCATGCCGGCGAAGAGGAAAGCGCCCGGGCGTTTACCCAGGTGCTGCGCGAACTGCTGGGCTAA
- a CDS encoding lipocalin family protein, translating into MMRLVFVLLAGLVLAGCATSGEDPLAPKTVNSVNLKRYQGTWYELARLPMYFQRNCAQSEAHYTLKPDGNMGVLNRCLTSDWQWEEARGTATPQVPGKTDKLWVEFDNWFSRIVPGVAKGQYWVLYVSDDYKTAIVGDPSRRYMWLLSRTPTVNSVVREELLSIARQQGYDTTRLIWRASDRQMAKTSD; encoded by the coding sequence ATGATGCGGTTAGTTTTTGTGCTTTTGGCTGGCCTGGTTTTGGCTGGCTGTGCCACTTCTGGCGAAGATCCGTTGGCACCCAAGACGGTCAACAGCGTCAATCTCAAGCGTTACCAAGGGACCTGGTATGAGTTGGCCCGCCTGCCCATGTATTTCCAGCGCAATTGCGCGCAATCGGAAGCTCACTACACCCTCAAGCCAGACGGCAACATGGGTGTGCTCAATCGCTGCCTGACCTCGGACTGGCAGTGGGAAGAAGCCAGGGGCACCGCCACGCCCCAGGTGCCGGGCAAGACCGACAAGCTCTGGGTCGAATTCGACAACTGGTTTTCGCGGATCGTGCCGGGCGTGGCGAAAGGGCAATACTGGGTGTTGTACGTCAGCGATGACTATAAGACCGCTATCGTTGGCGACCCGAGCCGTCGCTACATGTGGCTGCTGTCCCGTACGCCGACCGTCAATAGCGTCGTGCGCGAGGAACTGCTGAGCATCGCGCGCCAGCAGGGCTACGACACGACACGGTTGATCTGGCGAGCGTCGGATCGGCAGATGGCCAAGACTTCGGATTGA